In Fragaria vesca subsp. vesca linkage group LG5, FraVesHawaii_1.0, whole genome shotgun sequence, the genomic stretch NNNNNNNNNNNNNNNNNNNNNNNNNNNNNNNNNNNNNNNNNNNNNNNNNNNNNNNNNNNNNNNNNNNNNNNNNNNNNNNNNNNNNNNNNNNNNNNNNNNNNNNNNNNNNNNNNNNNNNNNNNNNNNNNNNNNNNNNNNNNNNNNNNNNNNNNNNNNNNNNNNNNNNNNNNNNNNNNNNNNNNNNNNNNNNNNNNNNNNNNNNNNNNNNNNNNNNNNNNNNNNNNNNNNNNNNNNNNNNAGANAGAGAGAGAGAGAGAGAGTACCGCCATTTCCAGATCTGTTTTCACAGAAGCTTGCTCTTTCACCAACTTCTCTGCAAAACGAAGAGATCGAACACGAAATCGTTACAGAAATTCAAAATTACCGACGAAATCAACTACAAAACAGAGAAATTCCGATCAATCCGAACCTGCGGTGAGCTTCAAGTTCGCGAAGCTTCCCGACGAGGTCGACTCCAGCGGACGCGACGAGTAGGCGAAGGTCTTCGGAGGTCCTCCGGAGGCCGATTTGGAGAGGGACTTGAACTGATCCAAGCTCCTCATGCTCGGAAACCCTAGCTTCTGCATCTTTCGAGCTCCGATTGAACTCCGATTGATCGCTGCAGAGCAAACCCTAGAAATCTGTTCGTACAGTCGCTCCGGTTCTCTTTCTCTCTCTTTGGTGCTCTGAGAGCGTTTTAGTGAAATGAACTTGGCGCCAAATGAAGAGGTGAGTTATATATAAAGTTTTGCTTCTATCAAAATAAGCTTTCCTTTCTTTAATTTTCTACTACAGCCTTTTCTATTAAAATTTTCATAAACATTTTATTTTAGCTTTGCAGAATTTGGAAAAATAAAAAGAAATCTTACTCATGGAACCAAAATGCCTTCTTACATAACTTATTAGAAATATATGTTATTTACTAACTATTTACAGTGTTACAGTCATTCGACTATTGTCTAAAACAAGTTCTAAATCGAAGTAGAAATGAAGGTAATAATTTCACAAGAAGATGGTTTAATTTTGATTTGACATAGAAACAATACTCATCCTTTTTCTTTAAAAATTAATAATAAAAAATAAAATCATGTCTACGATCTAGTTTTAACTATAAAAATGAGAGTCAAGATAATCTTATTAAAAAAAGAATGACTACGGATGTTATAATTAGACTCATAGTAAGTTTTACGTATAGAGAAACTATAAAGAAAAAAAAGTTAATCATTCTTTATTTTTATTTTTTTTTACACCCCGCTTTCAGATCGATCACGGTATCTCAAGAGTACACTCAACTAGAGGCTCAGAAAGATAAAGCGTACACTCAACTTGGCAACGTCTGACCATCCTTCATCGTATCAAGCAAAAGTCCGATATTTCACCTTTTTCTATTAATTTTCCTATTCTAAAAAATTCACCACTCTGGATTACCTACCGTAAAACTGATACAGTAAAAAACACAGAGCACAAGCGACTTGCTCCAGATAGAGAAGAGGTAAAAAGCAAATAGATAACAGAAACAGAAAACAGAGAGAACGAATTGAATCCTACTATGTATGTGCGGCGATGGAAGCAAAGCTGCCGCCATCTGAACCCTAGTCGACAATCCCATCTCCCCTAAAATGCCACACTCCGAGCTCTCTTGCTCTGACCCCAACAACCCCGGCCTTTTCGTCACCGGCGGTTTGTTCCTGGAGCCCACAATCCCCAAATCGTTACTCAATTCCGTCTCGTTTAGAAAAACCTCAAACGCCGTCGTGTCCGGGTCGGGTTATGGGACCCGGTTGAGATTGGCGGGCGGCGGAAGTGCGTTTTTGTCGGTGAGTTTGAGAAGCGATGGGGTTGTTCGGGTGGCGAAAGAGGAGTGTTTGGTGCAGAACGGCGACGAGGAAGCGGCGGCGGCGGTGGTGGTGGTGGTTGGAGAGGTGAAGAGAGAGAGAGTTGGGGTTAGGAGAGGTAGGGCCATGAACACCACCAAGCATTTGTGGGCTGGTGCCATTGCCGCCATGGTTTCCAGGTCTCTACTTTCATAGAAGTTGTTACTTAGGATTGTATGGTAATTTTGCTTCAAGTTTATCGAAATTCATCGAAATTTGTATTAAGTTTTGTTATGTAATGCACACAATTGCAATTAGGAGAATGCTTTCGAGTTTCGAGAATTTGGTTATAGCGGAGTGTACATGTTGACATTGGTTTGATTTGAGTATATGTAGGTTTGAATTGGGAAGGTTATGTTTGAATTACGATTTCGTGTTAGATAATTTTAGACTGAGGAATTGCTTATTTGTTGCTAGGTTTAGGAATTCGTATGTGGCTATGGCTGATTGAGTGTTGTCGTGTGATATCAGAACGTTTGTCGCGCCGCTAGAGAGACTAAAGCTGGAGTATATAGTTCGGGGTGAACGGAGGCATCTATTTGAGCTTGTTAAGAGCATAGCGGTGTCTCAGGGCGTGAGGGGCTTTTGGAAGGGGAACCTAGTCAATATTCTTCGCACGGCTCCGTTTAAAGCAATCAATTTCTATGCATATGATACTTACAGAAAACAGTTGCTTAGATTTTGGGGGAATAAGGAGACTACTAATTTCGAGAGGTTTGTGGCTGGTGCTGCAGCTGGAATTACTGCTACCATAATGTGCTTACCTCTTGACACGGTATGTGATTGTTTGGATTTCTCTTTTTTGGTCAATTACTAGATGAACTTAGGCTTGTTATTCCTCATAGCAATAGAAATACACGCATCTGTTTGATCCCCAAATGCTAGAATCTGAATAATGGGGTGACACAGATAAAATGATATAGTCTTCCTCTTTTCCCATCTCTACCATGGGCCTGTGGGAAGTAATGTATTCATGTATTAGGAGATGTTGGACTAGGGTATGCCTTTGGCTTGATATACTCTATCTTATATTTAGGTAGATTATATGATCGTTTGAGTACGTTATGCACTAGTAATCTGTTGGTCTTCTCCTCTTTCTGGATGCACTCTCTCAGCCTACATGCTACATAACTGCATACCTATTAGATGCTATTCGATTACGCAGCACTCTTACATAGATAAAATTGTGTATTCAGGCTCAAAAGATAATGGATTGTAGAATTTATTTTTATGTCAAATACCCTGAAGCAAATACATCAGAAATCCAGGGTCCAGTTGCTCTATGGTGCCCTTCCCTGGTGAAGGTTCCCAACAAATCAACATCAGTGATTTGTTTAGCTTTGGAACTTGGAGTATTGCATAAACAAAGAGCTAAACTCATATTATCAACTGACGTTTCTTCTTGCTGCTTTGTTTTTTTTCTTTTTCCTTTTTTCGCCTGTGTTTCAGAGCAAGATTAAAGTATATCTGTCTAATTGAAATTATTGAATAAATACTAAATTTGTACTACCTGTGAGCCATACACTTACTGTTTTCATTGGAATTTTCTGCAGTCTTGACACTACCCATCACTTTGAGAAAGTCCAATAAATGACCCTTAATGAAAGAAAATGAAAATAGTTTATGATATATTGATTTATGCTCACAGATATTAACCCTGAAAACACTTACAGATGCTAATGTAGATGTTGTCTGTTTCAGATTCGAACTAAGCTAGTGGCTCCTGGTGGGGAATCCTTGGGTGGTGTCATTGGTGCTTTCCGCCACATGATCCAGACTGAAGGGTTCTTTTCCCTTTATAAGGGCCTAGTACCATCCATAGCAAGCATGGCACCTTCAGGTGCAGTTTTCTATGGTGTGTATGATATACTAAAGTCAGCTTACTTGCATTCACCGGATGGAAGGAAAAGAATTTTAAAAATGAGCCAGCATGGCGAGCACCTGAACGCTTTTGATCAACTGGAGTTGGGACCGGTTAGGACATTACTCTATGGAGCTATTGCTGGTGCCTGTGCAGAAGCTGCCACTTATCCATTTGAAGTTGTGAGGAGACAGCTTCAATTGCAATCCCAGGCTACTAAAATGAGTGCCTTGGCGACTTGTATTAAGATCGTTGAACGAGGAGGGGTCCCAGCACTCTATGCAGGACTTGTTCCCAGCTTGCTACAGGTGTGTTGTTAAAAGATCCTTGTTTATTGTTTATGCTATTTTATGTTTAGTTAATATGGTTAATTAGGTGATTTTGCACATGTAAACATGGTCATAGGTTCTGTTTATGAATGGGAAAACTGTAGCCATTAGATATAGCTTTTGAAATTTATCGTATTCTATGATTTTGAAATCTTTTTGCCTAGATATTTCGGTTCCTAAGTTGGTGGTTCTGCATACATATCTTTCTCGAGGTATAATTTACGTTGTCATATTCTGACCTTTACTTGTAAACATCACCTTTCCCCTTGTAGCAAGTCATCTCTTCTGATCGGCAGATTTCCTAACTAACTAGTAGTTCAAACTCTAGCCTTCTTCCTTTGGTCATTTTCCAGATGTGTCCAAATAATATTTTGAAGTTTCTGTGGAATGGAATTATGCTCCAAAATTGAGGCTTTCTTTTTTTTTTTTTTTTTTTTTTTTCTGAAGCTTCGCCCTGTCATACTATGAATCAACTTTCCAATTGTCAATTCATACTAAGGATTTGGTGCTTAGTTTAATACTTTAATCACTTTATCCAAATATATCCATAAGGTTCTTGACATTGCAATTATCCCGCTTATGTTACATTTCCTTCCAAACTATAACTTTCACGCATATGTTTATGCTTGTGATCCTTTTTCTTATCTTTGGTGTTTTGCATACTCAGGTACTTCCTTCGGCTTCAATAAGTTATTTTGTCTATGAGTTCATGAAAATTGTTCTCAAGGTAGAATGAAGAATATAGTGGAACATTTGTTCATGAAAATTGTTCTCAAGGTAGAATGAAGAATTAAGTGGAACATTTGGAGGTACATGATTGGAGTTTTACATTGACAGTGACTCCAAGAGGAGCACCGACTATATATTCAGATTAGTAGGACTTTAGTCACACGTTAGCTGTTACCATTAATGTTTTTGAAAGACTGTTGTAATAGGCAAGAAGAAGGAATACCACACATGTCTCTCCACATCTTTATCTTCTCTCTGTTGATGCTCGGCATTTGCAATACAATCCTTTGTTCACTGCCAATTTTGACTTCATTCTCAAGAAACTTTACACTCGGTCAGGAAATAGCAATGCTTGGTGCTAATCTAGACATGTGTGCTATCACATTCTCACACCAGAGTTCAGGTGAGCATGCTTTATTGATGCAATTCCATACATACACATTTTCATCTTGGCCTTGAAGCACATGCCTGAAAACTGGAGTGGTTAGCTATTTGCTTCCCTCATTTACTTGCAGCATCCACTCGATAGTCTTTCTTTTTTTTCTTTCTTCCCTAGATCTGCAGTATTACTTTGCCACTGCATAGTGCTGTTGATTCGCAGAACTAGTTTTTAGCTGTAGAAATTATATGTAGAAAGGCAAGAATGCTGGGAAGGCGCAATAATGTGCATGAGTATACGTAGAAGGCTCATAGTTCTGCAGTATTACGACAATGCGCGTATTACAGCTGAGAAAGCTTGTGTCGTCATAATGGCCAGTTCTGAGAAAGTTAGAAGCATGTCCTTCCTTTGTGCTACTCCATCTGATGCGACATGCTGCTGGAATGTGCTTACGGGATGTTTGTTTTTGTAAACCTCATACGTCAAAGGATGATGTTTGCCCATACTGATGTGCACATGGAGATTGATGTCTGCCCACACTTCTCTTCTGTATTGACTTGACTACAGCATTTGAAATGTCTGGTTAGGCGTGTATTGTTGTATAGCTTCTAATAGTACATGCTGGAAGATAGAAACGTAAAGCTACAAACTAACGCTCAGAATTGAGAATTGGATGTGATAATGGAGACCAGGTTCCACACCATCCAGGTTTGCCATTGTGATTGGTGGTGGTCTACACTAAAGAGCATATGCTGCGGTGGAATGGGACTAGTATCCATCAATCACATTCAAAAGACAACCGTTTGGATAAGATTAGGGTCAAGTGATTCGGGTTTAGATCATTCTTGGAATTGCGAGAAGAAAAATGTAGAATGGCTTGAGAGTTGAGACTATTTTCGTACCTTGCCACATAAATGTGACGGTAGACTCTTTGGTTCGCTGCCTGAGTAAGCGTTACTGTTGCGGCACCACTCTTATGAACTCAAGTTCTAAACTTCTTATCGTTTCTTTAGCAGTACAATTCAGTTATTTAAGAGTGACTGAAAATCATCTTCTCTGAATTGTTTTATCCTTTTTACTTCTATAAAAGGAGGGACACCTTCTACAATACTCCAATCTATTGTAACACTAACTGCACCCGTTTTTTTTTTTTTTTTATTATTATTATTATTTTTTTTTATCTAGATCATACGATTTTTATCAAAATTTTTTAAGTCCGGAGATAAATCCGTGTCCATAGATATTCTTAGAATGTTTTCTCCTCATTGGTCATCAACAATATATTAAGATTTAACTTTAATAATGTTAATGAGATTCAAACCTGGGTATATGAGTTTCACACCTAAACTCTTACTAACTTCACCACATATGTACGTGGACTCGAACGAGACCTAATCTTGAGTTAGTTTATGACGGTAGAGATGTGTCTTGAGTTGATGAATTGATACATTACGCTCTAAACACACGTTAAACAGAAAAAACAAAAATTGTGAAATAAAGTGAAGAAAGGCCAAACAGAAAAAAACCGTTACACACGTGTGCGTCCCTCGATCGCGCTTTTCGATATTCCCAAAAGGCCAAAACTCCAACGCACACTCCTCCATCTTTCCCTCTCTACTCCCCAACGCCGTTCCTCTCAGAATCTCCTTTGAATAAATCCTCTCCCGTCTCCACGCGCCACCACCACCACCATTCCCCCCAAAACCTAATCCACTCCCCACTCGCCCTCCATGTCGCCGGACGGCGACCTCTGCACCTGCTCCGCCGCCCAGAACGGCGATCACGCCGAAGATCCGGTCTGCGCGCATTGCCGGAAATCCGATCCCTCTCCGTCGTCGTTTTGCTACTCCTCTTCACTCAAACACGTCCCGGCGCCGTTGAGCGACTCCGAGAAGCTTCGGCGTGTCGTGACTGCCTCGATTAAGGGATTCTCCATCGGCGCCGGCCTCAAAGGCGGCCTCGCCGTCTTCTCCATTCTCGCTCGGCTGAGAAAGCGAAAGCTCTTAGCCTCTCTCAGGTGAGAAGTTGATCCAACCTAGTGACGTCATAAT encodes the following:
- the LOC101309258 gene encoding probable mitochondrial adenine nucleotide transporter BTL3-like, which produces MPHSELSCSDPNNPGLFVTGGLFLEPTIPKSLLNSVSFRKTSNAVVSGSGYGTRLRLAGGGSAFLSVSLRSDGVVRVAKEECLVQNGDEEAAAAVVVVVGEVKRERVGVRRGRAMNTTKHLWAGAIAAMVSRTFVAPLERLKLEYIVRGERRHLFELVKSIAVSQGVRGFWKGNLVNILRTAPFKAINFYAYDTYRKQLLRFWGNKETTNFERFVAGAAAGITATIMCLPLDTIRTKLVAPGGESLGGVIGAFRHMIQTEGFFSLYKGLVPSIASMAPSGAVFYGVYDILKSAYLHSPDGRKRILKMSQHGEHLNAFDQLELGPVRTLLYGAIAGACAEAATYPFEVVRRQLQLQSQATKMSALATCIKIVERGGVPALYAGLVPSLLQVLPSASISYFVYEFMKIVLKVE